GTCGCACCCATCGAGACCTGGAACGGACCGGCGGTGCTCTGCGCGCTGCGCCGCGAGATGCCCTTCGACCCACTCGACGTGATCGCAGCGAGCTCGGCTGCGCAGCTGCTCGCGCTCATGGCGTCCGACGGCCGCGATCTGGCCTCGGCGCAGCGGCAAGCGGCCGAACTCGACGAGCGCCTGGACGTGCTCGGGGGCATCGGCGACGGTCTGGTGGACGCCGGGGACGCCAGCGCCGTTCTGGCGCGCGCGGCCGCCGAGGTGGCACGCCGGATGGGCGCCGGCGCATCCTCGATCATGCTCGTCGAGGGCAACGAGCTGCGGCTGCGCGCCTCGGTGGGCTTGCCGACCGAGGTCCATCTGGGTAGTGGCCAGCGACTCGGCGAAGGTATAGCGGGTTGGGTCGCCACAAGTGGGGAGAAGATCGTGCTGCGCGGCCGCGTGACCGACGAGCGATTCCACGGCGTCGATCCCGACGCCCGCGAGTCCATTTCCGTGCCGCTGCGCGTCGGCGACGACGTCCTCGGAGTGCTGAGCGTCAAGCGGCCGCACGAGGCAGATGGATTCGCGGGCCGACAGACCCTTCTGGATGGGATCGCGGCGGATCTCTCGCGGGCGCTCCGCGCTATGAACGTCATCTCCACTCTCCAGCGCGAGCGGGAGCACGCCGAAGGCTTCGCGGACGTCGCCCTGGCCGTCGCGGCCGGCGATGTACACAGCGCGGCCCGAGCCGCTGCGGAGTCATTCGGCCATCACGCCGTCGCGCTGCGCGGCCGATCCGGCAAGGTGCTCGCCGTGTATGCCGGGGAGGACGATCCCGAGTGCCGAGCGGCCGCTCTCGCGGCGAGCGAGTCGGTCGCCGGTGCCGATGTCGCTGGCGCGACCAGCGTCGGCTTTGCGCGACACGACCCCACCTACGAGGCGGACGACGCCGCGCTCGCGCAGCGGACCGCCGACACGCTCGCACTCCTGGGTCGTGCCGAGGTCAAGCGCGAGGGAGGCCGGGTTCTCCGGGTCCTCGCGGTCGAGGACCATCCGGTGATGCAGCTCGGTGTCCGAGCGCTCCTCGAGCGAGAGGGTCTCATCGTCGTGGGACTCACGTCCACCTGCGCCGAAGCGATCGGTCTCCTCGAGGAGGCCCAGCCGGACGTCATCCTC
This portion of the Candidatus Limnocylindria bacterium genome encodes:
- a CDS encoding response regulator codes for the protein MTVNSTARWPARLEHLAWLLRAEAVAVVVATADPPSTVFSHRIDAADWNAILGQDAFARAAGGAFAVSVPSGRWGDEAAFAVVAPIETWNGPAVLCALRREMPFDPLDVIAASSAAQLLALMASDGRDLASAQRQAAELDERLDVLGGIGDGLVDAGDASAVLARAAAEVARRMGAGASSIMLVEGNELRLRASVGLPTEVHLGSGQRLGEGIAGWVATSGEKIVLRGRVTDERFHGVDPDARESISVPLRVGDDVLGVLSVKRPHEADGFAGRQTLLDGIAADLSRALRAMNVISTLQREREHAEGFADVALAVAAGDVHSAARAAAESFGHHAVALRGRSGKVLAVYAGEDDPECRAAALAASESVAGADVAGATSVGFARHDPTYEADDAALAQRTADTLALLGRAEVKREGGRVLRVLAVEDHPVMQLGVRALLEREGLIVVGLTSTCAEAIGLLEEAQPDVILCDLHLPDADGAEAITRLRAEAPALPIVAFSIDRSPELIRAVLRAGGNGYVSKDTPASRVIAALHAAVEGLVALGREAATSIARIDGVEPRAQAHAAPVEPESARVEKAAATAMPNGGTPNGSGGDSTSHEPLTPRELELLRYMAEGYTNKEVARAMVLAEDTVKKGVQMLIAKLGAADRTHAVVLALRNHLID